The genomic segment AACTCGCGCAGGTCGGCGAGGCGACCGAAACCATCCGCGTGCGCAGCATGCGCGTGCTGCGGATCGCGTTCCTGTCGTCGGCGGTGCTGGAGTTCTTCGCGTCGGTCAGCGTGGCGCTGGTCGCGGTGTACTTCGGTTTCACGTATCTGGGCATGCTCGACCTGCGCGGCGAAACGCTGCCGCTGTCGACCGGCCTGTTCTGCCTGCTGCTGGCGCCTGAGTTCTACGCGCCGATGCGGCGCCTGGCCGCGCACTATCACGACCGCGCGAATGCGCTGGCAGCGGTGGCGGAAATCGAAGCGGCGTTCGATGGATTGCCCGAGCTCGCAGTTGATCGGCGCCTTCCCCCGCATGCGAGGCGACGTGCCCTCGGGGTAGAAGGTCGGGATGGGGGCAAACCGTGCGGGCCGACGAACACCACGGCCGCTCAGACATCGCCCCCACCCCAGTCCTCCCCCGCGCGCGGAGGAGGGGGCGCAACTGGCGAACCACCAGCTCTGGCACTCGTCCGCATCTCCGACCTCACGCTGCGCCACCCCGAAGCCCGCACGCCCGCACTGCAGAACATCTCTCTGGAAATCCAGCCGGGCGCGCGTCTCGCCCTCGTTGGCCCCAGCGGTTCCGGCAAGAGCACGCTGCTCGATGCAATGGCCGGCTGGCTGACACCCGACGCCGGACGCATCGACATCGCCGCTGGCACGCGCATCGCGCTGGCCGGCCAGCGGCCGTGGCTGTTCCACGGCAGCATCGCCGACAACCTGCGCATCGGCGCGCCGCACGCCAGCGATGCCGAACTCGCCGAGGCCGCGCGCGTCGCGCAGGTCACGCGGTTCGCATCGCAACTGCCCGACGGCATGGACACGGTGATCGGCGAACGCGGGTTCGGCCTGTCCGGCGGCGAAGCGCGTCGCGTCGCGCTGGCACGCGCGCTGCTGCTGCGGCCGCAGCTGTTGCTGCTCGACGAACCGACCGCATTCCTCGACCCCGACACCGAGGCCGATCTGCTCGCCGCGCTGGATGCGCATCTGGGCGGCTGCACCGTCATCGTCGCCACCCACAGCGATGCGGTGATCGCATGGGCCGGCGCGCAGTGGCAGGTGCCGGCGCCCTCGGAGGTCGCGCCGTGAGCGCTCAGGACCCGGCACGTATCCAGTCGACCCGCGCGCTGTTGCGTGGTCATCGCCGCGGCGTGCTGCTCGCGGTCGCGCTGATGCTGCTGACGCTGGTGGCAGGCGTCGGCCTGCTCGGCGTTTCCGGCGCTTTCCTGACCGGCGCGGCGCTGACCTTCGGGGTGCTCGGCAGCTTCAATTTCTTCACGCCTTCGGCCGGCATCCGCGGACTGACGCTGGCGCGCATCGTGTCGCGCTATCTCGAAAAACTGCTCGGCCACGACACGATGCTGCGCATCGCGCGCGATCTGCGCAGCTGGTTCTTCGCGCGCGCGCTGCGTCTGAGCCCGGCGCAGCTCGGACGTCTGCGTACCGGCGATCTGCTCGCGCGGCTGCTCGACGACATCGACGCCGTCGACGGTCTGTTGCTGCGCGCGACCGGGCCTTTGCTGGCCCTGCTCGGCATCGGCGTGTTCGGCCTCGGCATCGTCGCCTGGCTGCATCCGCCCAGCGCAGTCTGGCTGGCGTCGATCGCCGTGCTGCTCGCGATCGTGGTGCCGGCTCGCGTCGCCTGGGGGCGTGCGGCCGAGGAGACCCTGCGGGCGCAACGACGCGCGGCGCTGCGTGCGCGCCTGCACGAACTCTATGAAGGCCGCGCCGATCTCGCCGCGCTCGATGCGACATCGGGCTGGCTGGCGCGCGTGGACGCCGACGCAGACGATGTCGCCACCCTCGAACGCACGCGTCGTCGCCGCCTCGCCGATGCGCAGGCGCTGCACGGCGGGATCGCCGGGGTCGGATTGCTCGGCCTGCTGTGGAGTGTCGCCACCGGCTTCACCGCCGGGGCGTTGCCGGCGGCGCATGCCGCGGCGATCCTGTTTCTCGCGATCGGTCTGTTCGAGGCCTGGGCGGCCGCCGGCCTCGCCTGGCAGGCGCTGCTGGCTGCGCGCGCTTCGATCGCACGACTCGATGCGGTGGCCGGCGCGTCGCCCGCGGTGGGCGATCCCGCGGAACCCGTCGCAGTGCCGACGCATGGCGCATTGCGCTTCGAGAACGTCGGCTTCGCCTGGACCCCGGATGCACGCCCAGTGCTGCAGGGCCTGGATCTGACCGTCGCGCCCGGTGAGCGCATTGCGATCAGCGGTGACAGCGGCGCCGGCAAATCCACGTTGACCGCGCTGCTGCTGCGCAGCGCCGAAGCCCAGACCGGGCAGGTCACCTGGGCGGGCATCGACCTGCGCGCGATGGTGCAGGCGCACTGGTATGCGCGCATCGCATGGCTGCCGCAGAACGCGCCGGTGTTCGCCGGTCGCGTGCGCGACAACCTGGTCTTCGGCGCGCCCGATGCCGACGACGCCACGCTGTGGGCGATGCTCGCGCAGGTGCGGCTCGATGGCTGGGCCGAGCGGATCGGCGGGCTCGATGCCTGGGTCGGCGAGGCCGGCGTCACGATGTCTGCCGGTCAGGCCCGGCGCCTTGCACTCGCGCGCGCCTTGCTGCGCGATGCACCGCTGGTGGTGCTCGACGAGCCGACCGAAGGCCTCGACCACGACACTGCCGATGCCCTGCTGCGCGACCTGCCGGAACTGCTGGCCGGGCGCAGCCTGCTGCTGATCACCCACGGCGTGCTGCCGGATGGTCTCGTCGACCGGCATCTGTGGCTGCGCGATGGACGCCTGCACGACCAGCGCCCGTCGTCGCTTGCACAGGATGTGTAGAGCGCGGCGAAACCCATCGAGGGACCCTGCGCCTGATGCATCCACTGCTTGCCAGGGGTCGCGGTTCCGATCGTTTTGATCGCGGACAGGCGCATGGCAATGACGGGTTTCGCTGCGCGCACCCCGTCCCACGACCGCTGTCCGCTTCGCCGGACGCTTCAGCGCGCGGCAGGACAGCCCCCGGGCAGGGCACTAGAATGTCGGTCTCCATCCGCATCACCGAAGAGCCTGCCCGCATGATCAAGCCCCGGACCCCGCCCGGCGTCATGGAACTGTTGCCGCGCGACCAGATCGCCTTCCAGCGCATGCTGGACACGATCCGCCGCACGTTCGAGGGCTTCGGGTTCCTGCCGATCGAGACGCCGGTGTTCGAACTGTCGGACACGCTGCTGACCAAATCGGGCGGCGAGACCGAGCGGCAGGTGTACTTCGTGCAGTCCACCGGAGCGCTCGAGAAAGCGGCAGAAGGCCTGCCGGAACTGGCCCTGCGTTTCGACCTCACCGTGCCGCTGGCGCGCTATGTCGCCGAGCACGAGCACGACCTCGCATTCCCGTTCCGCCGTTACCAGATGCAGCGCGTGTATCGCGGCGAACGCGCACAGCGCGGCCGCTTCCGCGAGTTCTACCAGTGCGACATCGACGTGATCGGCAAGGATGCGCTGTCGCCGCGTTACGACGCCGAAGTGCCGGCGGTGATCAGCGCGGTGTTCGCTGCGCTCGACATCGGCGAGTTCACGATCCAGCTCAACCACCGCAAGCTGCTGCGCGGCTATTTCGAAGGGCAGGGTATCGACGACACGCGGCAGATGAGCGTGCTGCGCGAGATCGACAAGCTCGACAAGCGGGGCGAGGACGCGGTGCGCGCCACGCTGACCGGCGAAGACTTCGGCCTGTCCGACGAGGTCGCCGAGCGCCTGCTCGCATTCTCGCGCGTGCGCTCGACCGGCCACGACGATGCGCTGGAGAAGCTGGATGCGCTCGGCGCCGGCACCGGGCTGTTCGAAGAGGGCCGCACTGAACTGCGCGACCTGCTCAACCAGCTGCGCGCGCTCGGCGTGCCGGAATCGCGCTACGCATTGAATCTGTCGATCGCGCGCGGCCTCGATTACTACACCGGCATGGTCTACGAGACGATCCTCGATGCGCATCCGCAGATCGGTTCGATCTGTTCGGGCGGCCGCTACGACAATCTCGCCAGCCACTACACCAAGTCGAAGCTGCCGGGCGTCGGCATCTCGATCGGTCTGACGCGCCTGTTCTGGCAGCTGCGCGAAGCCGGTCTGATCGCGACCGCCGACAGTTCTGTCGACGTGCTGGTGACGCTGCTCGACGACGCCTCGCTGCCCGATGCGCTCGCGCTGTCGCAGCGCCTGCGCAGCAGCGGTCTCAACGTCGAAACCCAGCTCGAACCGCGCAAGCTCGCCAAGCAGATGCAGTACGCCGACCGCGCCGGCATCCGCTTCGTTGTTATCCGCGGCGAGGACGAAGCTGCCAAGGGCGTGGTCGCGGTCAAGGATCTGCGCCGCGGCGAACAGTTCGAGGTCGCCGACGACGACCTGCCGCGCACGCTGCTGGTCGAGCGCGAGCAGGCGCGGTCGATGCCCTGATGTTGTCGGCGGCGCATCGCGCCGCCTCTGTGCTCCGGGAGGGAGACGAACGATGAAATCCATCCGCATCGACGGCCGTTCGCTGACGCGCGCACAGCTGGTCATGGTCGCGCACGGCGCGCCGGTCGCGCTCGATGACGATGCACTGACCGGCGTTGCCCGCGCCGCCGATTTCCTTGCCGAACAGGTGCGCCGAGAGGAACCGATCTACGGCGTGTCGACCGGCTTCGGCAGCAATGCCGACCGACTGCTCGGTGCGCGTCCGCTGCGCGACGATCTGCCGGGCGCGACGCCCTCGGGCCGCTCGCTGCACGAGGAACTGCAGGTCAATCTGATCGTGACCCATGCGGTCTGCGTCGGTGAACCGCTGTCCGCGGACGTGGTGCGCGCGATGCTGTGCATCCGCATCAACACGCTGCTCAAGGGTCATTCGGGCATCCGCGTGCAGACGCTGCAGGCGCTGGCCGCGCTGCTCAATTCCGGCATCGTGCCGGTGGTGCCGGCGCTGGGGTCGGTCGGTGCGTCGGGCGATCTCGCGCCGCTGTCGCATCTGGCGATCGTGCTGCTGGGCGGGGGCGAGGCCTTCGTCGACGGCGAACGGATGCCGGGTGCCGAGGCGCTGAAGCGCGCCGGTCTCGAGCCGGTCACGCTCTCGTACAAGGAAGGTCTGGCGCTCAACAACGGCACCGCGCAGATGCTCGCCACCGGCGTGCTCGCGCTGCAGAAGCTCGACGCGCTGCTCGACACCGCCGATCTCGCCGCGGCGATGACGATCGACGCCTTCGCGGGTCGTCTGGGCGCGTTCGATGCGGACGTGCATGCATTGCGACCGCATCCGGGCCAGGTCGAGGTCGCCGCGCATCTGCGCGAACTGCTCGCCGGCTCCACGCTCGCCGACATTCCCTATCACCTCGTGCCGCGCTTCCGCCCGTGGCTGCCGACCAGCTGGGACACCACCGATGCGCAAGCGCTGCGCTTCGACATCGGCTGGGACTGGGTGCCGAGCGACCAGCGCCACGGCCGCGAGAAGTTCTACACGCGCTTCCGTCCGTTCCGCGGCGGCAAGAAGCACCAGCCGCAGGACAGCTATTCGCTGCGCTGCATTCCGCAGGTGCACGGCGCCGTGCGCGATGCGATCGAGCAGGGCAAGCGCGTGTTCGAGATCGAACTCAATGCGGTCACCGACAATCCGCTGGTGTTCCCCGACCGCGAGGCCGAGCACGTCGAAGAGAAGGTCATCTCCGCCGGCCATTTCCACGGCATGCCGCTCGCGCTGGCGATGAGCTACGTCAAGGCGGCGATTCCGGTGCTCGCGTCGATCTCCGAACGTCGTCTCAACAAGCTGGTCGATCCGGCGACGAACGACGGCCTGCCGGGCTTCCTGATCGGCAACGAGGACGCGACCGAGTCGGGCTACATGATCGTGCAGTACACCGCGGCGGCGATCGTCAACGATCTCGCCACGCGTGCGCATCCGGCCAGCGTCTACTCGATCCCGACCAGCGCCAACGCCGAAGACCATGTGTCGATGGGCACCAACGAAGCGCGCCACGTGCTGTCGATGGCCGAGGATCTGGGCAAGGTGCTGGCGCTGGAGATTTACACCGCCGCGCAGGCGCTCGATCTGCGCGTGGACATGATCAACGCGGCGCGCGATCTCGCGCGGCGCGGTGATGCGGAAGCGCTGGCCGCGAAGGTGCAGGGCGGTCCCGCATCGGATCGTCCGACCCGGGGTGCCTTCGTCGACGAGGTCGAAGCGCTGCGCGCGGAGCTCGCCGCCTGCGAGCCCTTCCACCCCGGTGAGATCGTCGCCGCGGCGCACGCCATCGTGCGCGAGTCGATCCCGTTCCTTGACCGCGACCGCGCGCTCGACGGTGAAGTCGCTGCCGCGGTGAAGCTGGTGTCCGATGGCGCGCTGCTCGGCGTGCTGCCGCGCTGGCGCGTGCAGTCTTCCGGCCCGGCCGCTTGAACCTCGCGCTGCACTTCGGCTGGCTGGGCGTGCTGGAGGCGGCGCTGATCGCGCTCGTGGTCGGCGCGGTCTGTTACCTCGTGTTCCATTGGCTCGGCGCGCGCAGCCGCTGGACGCACGGACACGCGATCGGATGGGGCAGCCTCGTCGCCCTGGCAATCGCGACCGGCATCGACGCCTGGCACCTGTTCTACATGGGCGTGGTGCGGCTCGAATCGCCGGTCTACGCGCGCATCGCACTGCAGAAGATCCACGACCCGAACTTCCTCGCCGCCCGGGTGTTCATGTCGTCGGCCGGCGCACTGACGGGCGTCGCGTTGGCATGGATGGCGATGCACATGCGCAAGCGCGTCGACTGAAAGACCGCCGACTGGTGTGGGCGTGCGCTTTCGCGCGATGAGGCCTTCCGGCGCGAGCCGATCGCGCGCTAGCCTGCTTCCACAGCCCTGGCCGGCGATCCCAAAGGCCAGGCGCGCGCATCGAATCCATCGTTGTAGTGCAGGGCGCTACCCGCGATCAGCACCCGCCTGCCGCCCGCGCTCGATCCGCCGCAGGAACACCGTCATCTCCTTCGACGACTGCACGTCCCCGCGCCGAGCCGCTGCCTCCAGCCCCGCGCGCCAAGCCGCTTCGGCTTCGTTTTCTCTTTCCAACGCCAGTAGCGTCTTGCCGAGCAGTTTCCACGCGGCCGAGTAATCCGGATCAAGCTGCGTCGCGGCCGCCAGATGCGTCGCCGCTGCGTCCAGGTCGCCAGCCTGCAGACAGGCATTGCCCAGCCCGAAGCGCAGCAGCGCATCGTCGCGCCCGGCATCGAGCAGCGCCTGCAATCGTTCGCGCATGGATCACCTGTGTCCGGAAGATCGACGCAGGATTCTCGCTGATCGCGCGCGAGCGCGGTGGAACGCTGCAGTCCAGCCGGTGCCCTGCGGACGCAGCCCTCAGAACGCCCGCGTATCGCTCGGGCGCGTGGCAACGGACGCTGTACGGCATCGACCCGCCAGTTGACTTCGATCGGAATCGGCGTAATGTACTAGCACGCTATTACATTGATACAAACAATCACGCCCGTGAAGCAACGCCCCGAACCCCTGCCGGACCATGAAGCCAGTGCCTCGCTGAAGGCGCTGGCACGCGCGTTTGCGGGCTTGAAGACGGCCGACGAGGTCGCGCGGTTTCTCGACGATCTGTGCACGCCGGCCGAGCTGGAAGCACTGGTCGATCGCTGGCGCGTGGTGCCGCTGCTGCAGCAGGGCGTGCCGTATCGCGAAATCCACGAGCGCACCGGCGTCAGCGTGACGACCGTCGGCCGCGTCGCGCGCACGCTCGATCGTGGCGCCGGCGGCTATGCGATCGCGGCGCGCCGTGTGGCGCGCACACCCGAATCCCACTGAGGTCATCCCCATGAGTCCTGTGAACGGCGGCGCCACGCGCGATCGCCTGCGCATCGCCATCCAGAAGTCCGGTCGGCTGAGCGAGCCGGCGCGTGCGCTGCTGGCGTCCTGCGGTCTGTCCTGGCGCGAGAGCCGCGACAAGCTGTTCTGCTACGGCGAAACGCTGCCGGTCGATCTGCTGCTGGTGCGCGATGACGACATCCCGGGCCTGCTCGCCGATGGCGTCTGCGATTACGGCATCGTCGGGCGCAACGTGCTCGACGAGGTCGGCGCGGATCGCGCGCTGCGTGGCCTGCCGCAGGTGTCGAAAGCGGTGCGCGGTCTCGGTTTCGGTGGCTGCCGGCTCGATATCGCGATTCCCGAGTCCACCGAATGGACCGGGCCGGCGCAGCTCCAGGGCAGTCGCATCGCGACCAGCTATCCGGGCCTGCTGCAGCAATGGTTGGACACGCAGGGCGTGCAGGCGACGATCGTCAATCTCTCGGGTTCGGTCGAGATCGCGCCGCGTCTGGGCCAGGCCGACTTCATCTGCGATCTGGTCTCCAGCGGCGCCACGCTGACCGCGAACCAGCTCAAGCCCGCGGTCACGCTGATGACCAGCGAAGCCGTGCTGGCCGGCCCGGTCACGCCGTTCGCCGATGTGCGTGGCGAGCTCGCGTCGCTGTTGCTGCGCCGTCTCGACGGCGTGCTCCGACTGCGTGACAGCCGGCTGGTGATGTTCCAGTCGCGCCGCGACGGTGTGGACGCGCTGCTCAAGCTGTTGCCCGATGCCGAAGCGCCGACGCTGCTGCAGGTGGACGGTAGCGACAAGGTCGCGTTGCAGGTGCTCTGCCACGGCGAGATGACCTGGCCGCGTCTCGAAGCGCTGAAGCAGGCCGGCGCCGCCGGTCTGATGGTGCTGCCGGTGGAGCGGATGCTGGCATGAGCGCCACCAGAACTTCGTCCATCGACAGCGCGATTCCCGTGATCGTCGACTGGGACGCCGCCGATGCCGACGCGCGCACCGAACTGCTGCGCCGGCCCACGCAGGCCGTGGCCGCGCAGACGCGCAGCGCGGTCGCCGATGTGCTCGACGATGTGCGCACTCGCGGCGATGACGCCCTGCGCGAACTGACCGAACGTTTCGATCGCGTCGTCCTCGAAGACTTCGAAGTCGATGCCGAAGAATTCGCAGTCGCCGAGGCTGCCGTGCCCGCGGAACTTCGTCAGGCGATGGTCAATGCCGCGGCGCGCATCGAGCGCTTCCACGCTGCGGGTATGACCGCCGGCTACAACGTCGACACCGCGGACGGCGTCAACTGCGCGCGCATCGTGCGCCCGATTCCGCGCGTCGGCCTGTACGTTCCCGCCGGCACCGCGCCACTGCCTTCCACTGCATTGATGCTCGGCGTGCCCTCGCGCCTGGCCGGGTGCCGGGAAGTGGTGCTGTGCACGCCGCCGCGTCCGGATGGCAGTGCCGATCCGGCGGTGCTTGTGGCTGCGAAACTCACCGGCGTGCACCGCGTGTTCAAGCTCGGCGGCGCGCAGGCGATCGCCGCGATGGCTTTCGGCACTGCGCGCGTGCCTGCCTGCGACAAGCTGTTCGGGCCCGGCAACAGCTTCGTCACCGAGGCCAAGCAGCAGGTCGCGCAGTCGGGCACGGTCGCGATCGACATGCCGGCCGGCCCTTCGGAAGTGCTGGTGATCGCCGATGCCGGTGCGGACGCCGCCTTCGTCGCCGCCGATCTGCTGTCGCAAGCCGAACACGGTCCGGACTCGCAGGTGCTGCTGCTGTCCGACGACGATGCACTGCTGGAGAAAGTGCGCGCAGAACTCTCCACACAACTGGCGGCCTTGCCGCGCGCGGCGATCGCTCGCCAGGCGATGGCGCGTTCGCGTCTGCTGCTGGTGGAAACGCTCGACGCCGCGTTCGGCATCAGCAACCGCTACGCGCCCGAACACCTGATTCTGGCGCTGCGTTCACCGCGCAACTGGCTCGACAAGGTCGAGGTCGCCGGCTCGGTGTTTCTCGGCGACTGGACACCCGAAGCGCTCGGCGACTACTGCAGCGGCACCAACCACGTGCTGCCCACCGGCGGCGCGGCGCGCGCGTGGAGCGGGGTGAGCGTGTCGAGCTTCCAGAACACGGTCAGCGTGCAGTCGGCGAACGCTGCCGGCATCCGTGCGATCGGCCCTGACGCGGTGACCATGGCGCGCGCCGAGGGTCTGGACGCGCATGCGAACGCGGTCGCGCTGCGCATCACGAAGGCGTCGGCATGAGCGGCGTGCGCGATCTGGTCCGCGAAGACCTGCGCGATTTCGCCGGCTACGCGTCCGCGCGCACGCAGCGGCTCGAAGGCGACGTCTGGCTCAACGCCAACGAGGCGCCGCTGTCGAATCCGGGCGATGCCGACGGCCGCTGCCGGCGGTATCCGTCGCCGCAGCCGCCCGAACTGCAGGCGCGGCTGGCCGAGCTGTATGGCGTCGATGTCGGGCAGCTGCTGATCGGGCGGGGCAGCGACGAGGCGATCGATCTGCTGGTGCGTGCCCTGTGCGTACCCGGCCGCGATGCCGTGCTGGCGACGCCGCCGGTGTTCGGCATGTACGCGGTCAGCGCGCGGTTGCAGGGCGCCGACTTCGTCGAAGTGCCGCTGGTCGATGGCGCCGATGGATTCGCAGTTGATGTCGAGGCGGTCCGCGCTGCGGCGCTCACGCGTTCGGCCCGGCTTGTTTTCCTGTGTTCGCCGTCGAATCCAACGGGCGGCCTGGTGCCATTGTCCGATGTCGCCAGCCTCGCCGAGGCGCTGGCGGGCAGGGCGGTCGTCGTCGTCGACGAGGCCTACATCGAATTCGCCGGCGCGGACTCGGCCACGACCGTACTCGCCGCGTACGACAACATCGTCGTGCTGCGCACGCTGTCGAAGGCGCATGCGCTGGCCGCCGCGCGCATCGGCGTGGCGATCGCCCATGCCGACCTGATCGCGGTGCTGCGACGCTGCCAAGCGCCGTACCCGGTTCCGACGCCGTGCGCCGATCTCGCGCTGGCCGGCCTGTCGCCCGCGGCGCTGGAGGTCACGCAGGCACGCGTGGCCGAGGCCATCGCCGAGCGCGATGCGTTGGCCGCTGCATTGGCGACCGCGCCGGGCGTGCGCCAGGTGTATCCGTCGGCCGGCAACTACCTGCTGGTGCGCTTCGTCGATGCCGATCGCGCCTTCGCCGCGCTGCTGTCGGCCGGCATCGTCGTGCGCGACCAGCGCGCTGCGCCGCAGCTCGGCGACGCATTGCGCATCAGTCTCGGCACGCCCGCGCAGAACGCCCGCGTGCTGTCCGCCCTGCAAGCTTTGGAGATCGCGGCATGAGTGCACGCGGCAAGAAGATTCTGTTCGTCGACCGCGATGGCACCCTGATCCAGGAGCCCGAGGATTTCCAGATCGACGCGTTCGAGAAGCTGCGCTTCGTGCCCGGCGTGATTCCGGCGATGCTGCGCCTGCGCGATGCGGGCTTCGAGTTCGTCATCGTCACCAACCAGGATGGCCTCGGTACCGAGGGCTATCCGCAGGCCACGTTCGACGGCCCGAACGATCTGATACTCGGCATCTTCGAGAGCCAGGGCATCGTGTTCCGCGAAGTGCTGGTCGACCGCAGCTGGCCGGCCGACAACGCACTGACCCGCAAGCCGGCGCTCGGTCTGGTGATGCACTACCTGCGCGATCGCGGCATCGATCTCGACCGCTCGGCGATGATCGGCGACCGCGATACCGACATCCAGTTCGCGCAGAACCTGGGCATCCGCGGCTTCAAGCTGCGCACCGCGCAATTCGGCGGCGAGTGGGACTGGGCCGGCATCGCGCATGAACTGTGCGATGCGCCGCGCCGCGCGACCGTGGTCCGCAACACCAAAGAAACCCGCATCCGCATCGAACTCGATCTCGATGCCGCTGCCGATGCGCGCGTGTCGACCGGCCTGCCGTTCTTCGACCACATGCTCGACCAGATCGGCAAGCACGCCGGCATTTCGCTGGTGGTGCAGGCCGAAGGCGATCTGCAGATCGACGAACACCACACGATAGAAGACACCGGCATCGCGCTGGGTCAGGCTTTGCGCGAAGCACTCGGCGACAAGCGCGGCATCGCGCGCTACGGATTCACGTTGCCGATGGACGAGACGTTGGCGAGCGCCGCGCTCGACTTCGGCGGCCGGCCGTATCTCGTCTTCAACGGCAGCTTCGTGCGCGAACGCGTCGGCGACATGCCGACCGAGCTCGTCGAGCATTTCTTCCGGTCGATCTGTGATTCGGCGGCGCTGAACCTCAACCTCAAGGTCGAGGGCGACAACGATCACCACAAGGTCGAAGCCTGCTTCAAGGCCTTCGCCCGCGCGCTCGGTCAGGCCGTGCGCCGCAGTGGCGATGCGCTGCCGAGTACCAAGGGGACGTTGTGATGGGGTTGGACGCGACGAAGCTTGAGGTCGTCATTCCCGCGAAGGCGGGAATCCAGCGCCTTCCTTTCAGG from the Luteimonas fraxinea genome contains:
- the hisG gene encoding ATP phosphoribosyltransferase — translated: MSPVNGGATRDRLRIAIQKSGRLSEPARALLASCGLSWRESRDKLFCYGETLPVDLLLVRDDDIPGLLADGVCDYGIVGRNVLDEVGADRALRGLPQVSKAVRGLGFGGCRLDIAIPESTEWTGPAQLQGSRIATSYPGLLQQWLDTQGVQATIVNLSGSVEIAPRLGQADFICDLVSSGATLTANQLKPAVTLMTSEAVLAGPVTPFADVRGELASLLLRRLDGVLRLRDSRLVMFQSRRDGVDALLKLLPDAEAPTLLQVDGSDKVALQVLCHGEMTWPRLEALKQAGAAGLMVLPVERMLA
- the hisD gene encoding histidinol dehydrogenase, which translates into the protein MSATRTSSIDSAIPVIVDWDAADADARTELLRRPTQAVAAQTRSAVADVLDDVRTRGDDALRELTERFDRVVLEDFEVDAEEFAVAEAAVPAELRQAMVNAAARIERFHAAGMTAGYNVDTADGVNCARIVRPIPRVGLYVPAGTAPLPSTALMLGVPSRLAGCREVVLCTPPRPDGSADPAVLVAAKLTGVHRVFKLGGAQAIAAMAFGTARVPACDKLFGPGNSFVTEAKQQVAQSGTVAIDMPAGPSEVLVIADAGADAAFVAADLLSQAEHGPDSQVLLLSDDDALLEKVRAELSTQLAALPRAAIARQAMARSRLLLVETLDAAFGISNRYAPEHLILALRSPRNWLDKVEVAGSVFLGDWTPEALGDYCSGTNHVLPTGGAARAWSGVSVSSFQNTVSVQSANAAGIRAIGPDAVTMARAEGLDAHANAVALRITKASA
- a CDS encoding tetratricopeptide repeat protein: MRERLQALLDAGRDDALLRFGLGNACLQAGDLDAAATHLAAATQLDPDYSAAWKLLGKTLLALERENEAEAAWRAGLEAAARRGDVQSSKEMTVFLRRIERGRQAGADRG
- the cydD gene encoding thiol reductant ABC exporter subunit CydD produces the protein MSAPSLESTADARRRRTGWLDAQLAPWRDRHRRACACQVLAGWLWIPQAAAIAWALDALLFARAGLDALHAPLMLLAATLLARTALVWAGQRLQADVVESVIAHLRTGLAGAIAARGPVWLRSRRSGALVALSTGHVDATAGYYGGYLVARADIMLVPVAILVAVFAVDWIVGLVLLLTAPLAPLFMMLIGKGAETAGRRQLAALARAGAHFTDRLRGLDLIRVYGRGDAELAQVGEATETIRVRSMRVLRIAFLSSAVLEFFASVSVALVAVYFGFTYLGMLDLRGETLPLSTGLFCLLLAPEFYAPMRRLAAHYHDRANALAAVAEIEAAFDGLPELAVDRRLPPHARRRALGVEGRDGGKPCGPTNTTAAQTSPPPQSSPARGGGGATGEPPALALVRISDLTLRHPEARTPALQNISLEIQPGARLALVGPSGSGKSTLLDAMAGWLTPDAGRIDIAAGTRIALAGQRPWLFHGSIADNLRIGAPHASDAELAEAARVAQVTRFASQLPDGMDTVIGERGFGLSGGEARRVALARALLLRPQLLLLDEPTAFLDPDTEADLLAALDAHLGGCTVIVATHSDAVIAWAGAQWQVPAPSEVAP
- the cydC gene encoding thiol reductant ABC exporter subunit CydC; protein product: MSAQDPARIQSTRALLRGHRRGVLLAVALMLLTLVAGVGLLGVSGAFLTGAALTFGVLGSFNFFTPSAGIRGLTLARIVSRYLEKLLGHDTMLRIARDLRSWFFARALRLSPAQLGRLRTGDLLARLLDDIDAVDGLLLRATGPLLALLGIGVFGLGIVAWLHPPSAVWLASIAVLLAIVVPARVAWGRAAEETLRAQRRAALRARLHELYEGRADLAALDATSGWLARVDADADDVATLERTRRRRLADAQALHGGIAGVGLLGLLWSVATGFTAGALPAAHAAAILFLAIGLFEAWAAAGLAWQALLAARASIARLDAVAGASPAVGDPAEPVAVPTHGALRFENVGFAWTPDARPVLQGLDLTVAPGERIAISGDSGAGKSTLTALLLRSAEAQTGQVTWAGIDLRAMVQAHWYARIAWLPQNAPVFAGRVRDNLVFGAPDADDATLWAMLAQVRLDGWAERIGGLDAWVGEAGVTMSAGQARRLALARALLRDAPLVVLDEPTEGLDHDTADALLRDLPELLAGRSLLLITHGVLPDGLVDRHLWLRDGRLHDQRPSSLAQDV
- the hisS gene encoding histidine--tRNA ligase; the protein is MIKPRTPPGVMELLPRDQIAFQRMLDTIRRTFEGFGFLPIETPVFELSDTLLTKSGGETERQVYFVQSTGALEKAAEGLPELALRFDLTVPLARYVAEHEHDLAFPFRRYQMQRVYRGERAQRGRFREFYQCDIDVIGKDALSPRYDAEVPAVISAVFAALDIGEFTIQLNHRKLLRGYFEGQGIDDTRQMSVLREIDKLDKRGEDAVRATLTGEDFGLSDEVAERLLAFSRVRSTGHDDALEKLDALGAGTGLFEEGRTELRDLLNQLRALGVPESRYALNLSIARGLDYYTGMVYETILDAHPQIGSICSGGRYDNLASHYTKSKLPGVGISIGLTRLFWQLREAGLIATADSSVDVLVTLLDDASLPDALALSQRLRSSGLNVETQLEPRKLAKQMQYADRAGIRFVVIRGEDEAAKGVVAVKDLRRGEQFEVADDDLPRTLLVEREQARSMP
- a CDS encoding HAL/PAL/TAL family ammonia-lyase, producing MKSIRIDGRSLTRAQLVMVAHGAPVALDDDALTGVARAADFLAEQVRREEPIYGVSTGFGSNADRLLGARPLRDDLPGATPSGRSLHEELQVNLIVTHAVCVGEPLSADVVRAMLCIRINTLLKGHSGIRVQTLQALAALLNSGIVPVVPALGSVGASGDLAPLSHLAIVLLGGGEAFVDGERMPGAEALKRAGLEPVTLSYKEGLALNNGTAQMLATGVLALQKLDALLDTADLAAAMTIDAFAGRLGAFDADVHALRPHPGQVEVAAHLRELLAGSTLADIPYHLVPRFRPWLPTSWDTTDAQALRFDIGWDWVPSDQRHGREKFYTRFRPFRGGKKHQPQDSYSLRCIPQVHGAVRDAIEQGKRVFEIELNAVTDNPLVFPDREAEHVEEKVISAGHFHGMPLALAMSYVKAAIPVLASISERRLNKLVDPATNDGLPGFLIGNEDATESGYMIVQYTAAAIVNDLATRAHPASVYSIPTSANAEDHVSMGTNEARHVLSMAEDLGKVLALEIYTAAQALDLRVDMINAARDLARRGDAEALAAKVQGGPASDRPTRGAFVDEVEALRAELAACEPFHPGEIVAAAHAIVRESIPFLDRDRALDGEVAAAVKLVSDGALLGVLPRWRVQSSGPAA
- a CDS encoding YerC/YecD family TrpR-related protein, producing the protein MKQRPEPLPDHEASASLKALARAFAGLKTADEVARFLDDLCTPAELEALVDRWRVVPLLQQGVPYREIHERTGVSVTTVGRVARTLDRGAGGYAIAARRVARTPESH